The following proteins are co-located in the Phocoena phocoena chromosome 1, mPhoPho1.1, whole genome shotgun sequence genome:
- the C1H1orf74 gene encoding UPF0739 protein C1orf74 homolog, with translation MSAPSPQLLVAAAQQTLGMGKRRGPPRAVCLHLAGEVLAVARGLKPALLYDCNCAGAAELQSYLEELQGLGFPTQGLHILEIGESSLIVLPEHVCQHLEQVLLGTVVFVDVSSFQLHPSICSLDQLQDLKALVAEIITHLQGPRRNQSLAVSCSRLRSSDWNLCTVFGILLGYPVPYTFHMNQGDDNCLAQTPLRVFTARISWLRGQPPVLLYSFSVPESLFPSLRNILNTWEKDLRTRCRTQNDFTDLSISSEIVTLPAVAL, from the coding sequence ATGTCAGCACCAAGTCCTCAGCTGCTGGTGGCAGCTGCTCAGCAGACCCTGGGCATGGGAAAGAGACGAGGCCCACCCCGAGCTGTCTGCCTTCATCTAGCCGGAGAGGTGCTGGCTGTGGCCAGGGGACTGAAGCCAGCTCTGCTCTATGATTGCAACTGTGCAGGGGCAGCAGAGCTCCAGAGCTATCTGGAGGAGCTGCAGGGCCTGGGCTTCCCGACCCAGGGACTTCACATCCTTGAGATTGGAGAAAGCAGCCTGATTGTCCTTCCGGAGCATGTGTGTCAGCACTTGGAGCAGGTGCTGCTTGGTACCGTAGTCTTTGTGGATGTTTCCAGCTTTCAACTTCACCCTTCCATCTGCTCCCTGGACCAGCTTCAGGACTTAAAGGCCCTCGTGGCTGAGATCATCACACATTTGCAGGGACCACGGAGGAACCAATCCCTGGCAGTCTCCTGCAGCAGGCTCCGTTCCTCAGACTGGAATCTCTGTACTGTGTTTGGGATCCTCCTGGGCTATCCTGTCCCCTATACTTTTCACATGAACCAGGGAGATGACAACTGCTTAGCCCAGACCCCACTACGGGTGTTCACCGCCCGGATCTCATGGCTACGTGGTCAACCACCAGTCTTGCTCTATTCCTTTAGTGTCCCAGAGAGCTTGTTCCCATCCTTGAGGAACATTCTAAACACTTGGGAGAAGGACCTTAGAACTCGATGTAGGACTCAGAATGACTTCACTGACCTCAGCATCTCCTCTGAGATAGTCACACTGCCGGCTGTGGCCCTCTGA